ACCCGAGTCCAGAACCACCCACCAATTTATCCTTAGGCGGTGCCCCTTGCGCAAACCGGTGAAATAATCGAGGTGCAAAATTGGGATCAATCCCTGGGCCATTGTCTTTAATCAAAATTTGTGCATGAGTGTCTGTTGGAACCACAGTGATATACACTTCTGAAAATTTGGGTGTGTATTTCACAGCATTGGAGATAAGATTGGTGATACAATGATTCAACCTGTCTTCATCCACATAAACAGATGTCGAAGGAAAGTTATGATCATAGTTTAATAGAACATGGTATTGTTCGGCAAAGGTTCTCATTCCATCTACAGAACTTTGCAAAATTTCTTCTAATCGGTAGGTTCGAAATTTGAAATTGATATTTCCTGAATCTAACGCTTCAATGTCGAGTAGGTCTGTTACAAAACGTACAAGTCTTTGTGTATTTTTGCGGCAAATGTTGAGTAAAGATTTAGTTTGGTTAGAAAGTTCTCCAGCAACTCCCGCAAGTAACAAATCGATTGATCCTTTAATCGAAGTAAGAGGGGTTCGCAATTCATGGCTTACCAAACTAATGAATTCGTTTTTTAATGCTTCCGCCTTTTTCCGTTCGGTGATATTTCGAACAATAGCTAGGATGTCTTTCTCTCCAGTTTTAGTAAACCGAGCTTCAAAGTATTTTTCACCATCGTAATCCTCGATGGAATACTCATAAGTTTTCGTATCACCCATTTCTAAAACTTGTTCTAATATGGATTCAATGTCTGATAATTTTTTAGTTGGGAATAGATTTTCAATTCTTGTGAACCGGATGCCTTCTTCATTGTGAGAATCCCAACCCTTAAAATCTGGAAATTCTTTATGATCAATAACGGATCCATCTTTGTGAATTCCGTACAATTTGTCCGGTAGAGAATTTAATATGGCTTTGTTTTTTATAAGAACTTGGCTGTAATTGTCTTTGGCATTTTTTTCAGAGGTGACTTCTGTCGCAATGATGATGGTAAAGTTTTCCTGAGGGAAAACCTGTGTATCAAACCATCCTTTTGATTCCAAAAAGAATTCTCCATACCGGAATGTTTCCTTACTTTTGATGGCATGGGCCAATTTTTTACCAAATTCGGTCACATCAATGTTCGGGAACAAATTCCAAATGCTCTGCCCGAGCATCTCTTTTGCCGATTTTTCCACCATCGCTTCAGCGGAAGAATTTACGTAAGTGTAATTTCCATCCTTATCTAAGACAAAGACGGCATTGGAGCGGGATTCCAGGATTTTGTCGAGGTATTGGGGCACAAATTTGTGCCAATTCTGTTGCAGAAGTTGCTTTGCATCAAAAAAGCTGTCTTCATCCTTGAAAAAGCTTTTGATTTTTTCCAGAAATTCATTCATAGGTGCAGGTATACGAAAACTAAACCAGAGTTATGATTCAAGTCAGCAATTTATCAAAATTTTACGGCGAAAAACGAGCCATCTCAGGGCTTAATTTCAAATTAGAAAAGGGCGAAATCGTCGGTCTTTTGGGACTGAACGGCGCAGGGAAAACCACTACCATTCGAATCCTTACCGGGTATTTGATTCCTAGTGCGGGTGATGCATCCATTGATGGAAAGTCCATCTTTGACTTTCCAATGGAAGCCAAACAGAAAATAGGTTACCTTCCCGAGACTCCTCCTCTCTACGAAGACATGACAATCACAGAGTATCTTACTTTTGTGGGTCGGATCAAAAAAATTGAGGACACCAAACTTGGTTCCGAAATTGAAAAAGTCCTTTTTAAAACCAACATTACAACTGTTAAAGATAAGTTGATTGGAACTTTATCACTCGGTTTTCGCAAACGTGTGGGAATTGCACAAGCGATCCTTGGCGATCCTGAGATTGTCATTATGGATGAACCCATATCGGGTCTTGATCCCAAACAAATTGTTGAAATTCGTAATTTGATTCGCAGTCTTGCAGGGGACCATACAGTTCTTATTTCCAGTCATATCCTAACTGAGATTTATAAAACTTGTGATAAGTTTTTATTTTTACACAAAGGAAGCCTCAAACAGGAATTTTCTTTGTCTCGTTTAGAGGAAGAAATGAATCGGCTTGCCGGATGGGAAGTGGGTCTTTCTGGAAAAAATGCAGAAGAACTCCACACCTTCGTCAAATCAGTGATAGGTGATGGTGATACTGTGGCAGAACTCGGAACCAATAAAGAAGAAATTCAATTTTTGGTGCGAACCACAAATCAAAAACAATTTAAAGAATCTTTGTTTTCCAAAGCATTGGCGGGTGGAATCCAAATTGAATCTTTAAAAAAACAAGAAGTGTCTTTAGAACAGATTTTTATGGAGAAAATATGAACTGGCAATCGGCTGTTTGGATCTATAAAAAAGAATTACGATTATTTTTTGGAACTTATATGGGACCTTTGGTTCTTGGCGGAACTGCATTTCTCAATGCACTTTTTGTGATGATTCTGAATTTTAATGGTACGGCAAATTATGAAATTGCAACCTACATCACATTCATTTCTTTTATGACAACCATTCTCATCGCAATGGTGATCATTTCGATGGGATCAATTGTGGAAGAAAGAAACAAAGGAACTTTGGAATTACTTTTTACATCTCCCATTACCGATTTGGAAATTGTATTTGGTAAATTTCTATTTGGTGTCACAGTTTGTGGTATCATCACCATCTTTATCAACGGATTGTTTCCTTTACTTCTCTATTCTTTTTGGAAGGCTCCGTTTTATATGGTAGCTTCTGGTAGCGTGGGAGTGTTTTTGTTAGGTGTTTTTACCTTTACCATAGGAATGTTTGGTTCCAGTCTTGGAAAAAATCAAATGATATCTCTTTTGATATCGGTTCTTATCATTTTGACACTTTGGGTCGTTGGATATTTTTCTCATCTATTCCAAGCAACCACAAGAAAGGTTCTATTTCATTTACATATATTTTCTCACTTTGCTGCTTTTGCAAAGGGTGTGGTTCCATTAACTGGAATTGTGTTTTTCCTTAGCGGAACATTTTTGTTCTTATATCTTACCGTAAAGGTCTTGGAATCCAGGAGATGGAGGGGATAGACCATGTTTTTAACAGCAGATAGAGTTTTACCATTTATTAGTTTACTTTCACTTTTCGCCTACTTCCTGTTTGATGGAATGGTGGTGGATCCCAAAAAAAGAATTTTCTTTTTGGGTGTTATCTTTTTATTTTTAGCATCGGATACCATCGTTCGTGCCTTTTCTAAAGGATTACGAAAAGAAGACCAAAACCGTTATGTTGCTGCCGGTTTTGGAATTGGTGCTTTTTTATTATCGGTATTACGTGATTTTCTAGATTTGAAACCAGTGTCTGGATTTAACGAAGAAGTCAGCGCGATCCCCAAAGTTCGAGAATTTTTACTACTTTGTGTGGTTCTCTTATCCATTGTTTTTTTACTCCAAATCATTCTCTTGGAGATTGGAAAATCTTCTTTGGAAGCACAGAGTAATTTAGCAAAATCCAAAAGTTCTCTCTTACAAAATGCTGTTTTGGGATTTTTGTTTGTTTTGCCGATTTTGGTGGCAGTTAATTATTTTGCGATCAAACGAAACTATAACTTTGATTTGAGTAGCCAAGGTAAGTTTTCTCTATCCCAAACTTCCAGAAATCTAATCAAACCAATCTCAAAAGATGTCACCATCACTGCATTTTATCCGCGTCCTCTGGAAGCAGATGGACCGGCAAACGGCGATAAACTCGCTGCCTTTGCACTCACTCGCGTCCGACCCGATATTGAAATTCTCTTAGATCAAATCAAAGCAGAAAACTCACACATTACTGTCCAGTTCATCAATGCAGATGTGGAAGTGGATTTACTAAAAGAATTTGGACAAGTTTCGAATGGAACCATATTTGTTCGTTCTCAAAAACAATCACTTTTGACATCAGGAACACCTTTTGCTGAAGAAAGGGTCATTGCTAAAGAAACAAAAGATTTGGAAGATCTGGAACGTAAGTTAGTGGGTGCACTTCTGAATGTCACCACCGAACAGAAAAAAGTTTATTTTACAGTCTCCAATGGAGAAAGATACGGAATGTCCTTTAAGGCTCTTCCGAATGAACAAGTAAACCGATTTGTTTCTTCTTTGCAGTTTTTGAATTTTAAAGTAGCAGAGTTAGGATTTGCACAGGGTTGGCCATCCAAATTACCGGATGATGCTGAAATGCTTGTGGTGCTTGGGCCTACGGTTCCCTTTTCTAAAGAAGCAAAAGAAGAACTTACAAAATTCGTTTTGGAAAAAAATGGAAAACTTTTGATTACCATGGAACCAAAAGGGAATGAAGACTTCAGTTGGTTACTAACAACAGCAGGACTTAAATACAAAACCTCGCAGTTAATTGAAAGAGAGGAAAAACCAGGATTTGTTGTAGCAAAACGTTTTCCAGACCACAGACTTACCGATTTACTCCAGAAAAAAGATATGGGGATATTGTTTCCTTACAGCGGTTATTTGGAAACAGATGCCACCATTCCTTCCCCTTATGCATTCAAGTCGGAAACTCTACTCGAGTCTGGGTTTGAAGCGTATGCCGATGAGAACAAAAATGGGAAATTGGATCCAAACGAAAAAAGAGAAAGTAAAATCCTTTCCATCGTGCTTACACCAAACTCTCTAAACAATGACAAAGCAGGAAAAATCATTTTACACACAGGAACTTCTTGGGTAACAGATCAGTTCATTCCGTACGCTATGAATTCACAATTCTCGACCGTGTCCATCACTGGTTTGTTTCAAGACGTAGCTGTTGCCGAAATTCCATTAAAAAAAGAAGAACTCGATACCATCTCTCTTTCCGACAACCAAAAGTTGATTGCCTGGGTGATTGGAGTGTTTTTGTTTCCAGGATTCATTTTGGCAGTGGGATCCTACTTTGTGTATTCCAGACGAAAGAGTTCCATGATTGAAGTATGAAACAGAAAATTAGTTTAGTTGTTATCGCTTTTGTTGGATTGTTTTTACTTTTTTATTGGATGGAAGACCATCCTGAAAATATTTCTGAAACGAATTATTGGAAAGAGGATTGGAAGTCCATTCAGTACATTCCACCAAAAGCTGATTGGTGCGGGACAATGGAGCCAAAGTTTGCAGAAGAAACTATGGTCTTTCGTAAGATCCCTCGTGGATGGAACCAAACCCCATTGTATACAGTGACTTCAACAAAAAATGGAAAAACCATTTTTTATGAAGCCAACTATAATGTTAAAAATAGTTTTTCGGAACTGAGTGTTCTCAAAACAAAACTGATTGAAAAATCAACAGAAGACATTCAAAAGTCCTACTGTTTAGGAGAAAATTCGCCATCTTTATCTCTATCAGAAGAGAATGGACCTACGATTGAATTTTCTAAAGAAAAACAATTGTTTTTTGGTAAAAAAATCGGATCTGATGAAGGCCGTGTGTCCGTTTTGGTTCATGAGGAAATCATTGCTCCTTATAACTATTTGATCGAAAAGTTTCGCACTCCCTCTACCAATTTCCGCGAAAAAATGTATATAACCTTTAACGATGGTTATTTGAAAGAACTTTCCTTTTCCGGCCAGATTGTCACAGTAAAGGCAGAAAACCGTGCCAAAAAAAACCAATACAATGTTTATGTGAATGATTGGAGTCGCACGACAGGGGAACGGATTGTGTTGCCACCGGATGTGGGAAACCAATGGGAGTCGGTTGTCAAAGGTTTAAAAGTGGAATTTTATTCCGATGAAGTGGGTGCACCGGAGTTTCCTGAAGTATCTCTCGTAGAAAACCCAGAAGCTGTTTTGGATGTGGTCCAATCGGAAGGAATCAAATACCGTCTCTCTTTTTACCCTTTGTGGGAAACCGATTCGGGAAAATGGCGACCAGTTCGTCGCGAGCTGATTCCTTATTTTTCAGAGACTGTCACTTGGATCAAAGAAGAAAGCTTCCAAAATTTGGTGAATGCGGTCATGAAAGTGAAAAATGCTTCCCGTTACGAGCGTCCCAACCAGAAAATCCAATAAGGTGCAAAAAGTTTCTACAGTCGCAACTCGGATGGAAATGATTCGAGATTTATTCTATTCCCCCATGTCCGCCTTCGAATCCTACTTTCATAAAACGGACTTGGGTGGTCGTGATTTATGGTTGGCCCATCTCCAACTCATTCTACTTGCCCCCGTTGCCAAATTTTTTGGTAACCTGATCCAAATCCTGTTATTCAAAGTTTCCACCGTAGATGAAGAAACAAGACTTACTTACACCCAAGGGATGGGGACTTTATTCTTTTTTTATTTAGGATTCTATATTGTAATCCGACTAGTCGATAGTTTTCGGATGTACCACCAAATGCGTGATCGAACCAAAGATTGGGATGGTCCCGAACCTCATGTGTTTATGATTTCCTTTTTGCCGTTTACAGCGACGTCAATCTTCTGGATTTTTCCTGCTCCCATACCTTTGTTAACATTAGGTATTGGATTTCTCTATTCTTTACATTTAGCGTATTATTATCTAGCCCACAGAAGGGAATGGACTTCGTTTGATTTTTTGTTTTTCCTTATGAAAGTAGTTTTGTTTTTTTTAGTTCTCACTTCTGTTCCTCTATTTGTCTACAACCTAATTAGGACGGTACTCTTTTGAAAATCTTTATGGTCGGTATTGGTGGGATTGCTATGGGCAATTTGGCTTATATGCTAAAAAGTCAAGGTCACGACGTATCAGGTTCGGATCAAAATCTATACCCACCTATGTCTGACAAGTTGGTAGAGTGGGGCCTGTCACCTAAATCTGGTTATCGTAAAGAAAATGTAAAAGGTTCTGATTTAGTCATCATTGGAAATGCGATCTCGCGCGGAAATCCTGAAGTAGAAGAAGTTCTGAATACCGGAATGGAATACATGAGTATGGCGCAGGCGATTGGAACTTTTTTTCTAAAAAACAAAAAACCAATCGTGATCTCCGGCACCCATGGCAAAACCACTACTACTTTTTTAACCCACTGGATTTTGGAATTCATTGGGTTAAAACCCGGCCTCTTTGTGGGTGGAATCCGAAAGGATGGGTATCCTGGATTTGCGATTGGGGAAGGGGATTATTTTGTCATCGAAGGGGATGAATATGATTCTGCTTTCTTTGATAAAAGTTCTAAGTTTTTACACTACAGACCATACTACTTAGCAATGAATGCTTTAGACTTTGACCATGCTGATATTTTTGCTGATTTAAATGCGATCAAAACCATGTTCAAACGCCTGTTAAATCTGGTTCCCGGTCGTGGTAAGGTTTTTTATTGGAAGGGCTCCAAAAACCTCGTAGAGATTACAAAAGATTACAAACACGCACCAGTGGAACCATTTGAATTAGGTGATAATAATTCCATTTTTAAGTACGAAAAAGGTGTTCTATCTGAAATCAGAACCAAGGCCAAATTAAAACCATCCCTCATTGGTGCACATAACTATCGCAATGTGGAAGTCGCAGTTCGTATTTGTTTGGAAATCGCTCCACAAAAAAGAAAAGAAATTTTAGAAGCAGTTGTCTCCTTTCCGGGCGTGAAACGTAGACAAGAAAATCTATTTGTCTCAGAGTTTAGTTTACTTGTCGAAGATTTTGCCCACCATCCTGTTGCCATCCAAGAAACCATCAAAGCCCATAAGGAAGCCTATCCAGGTTATAAAATCATTTCTCTCTTTGAACCAAGGAGTGCTACTTCGCATAGAAATGTATTCCAAGATGATTTTGCCAAATGTTTTAAAGGAAGTGATGTAAGTATTGTTACCGAAGTGTACCAAGTGGACAAGGTAAACAAATCTCTCCGCCTGAATGTCAAAAAGTTGGTGAAGGATATTACAAAACATACTAAGAAAGAAGCTTTGTATGCAAAAGATCCAAAAGAAATTCCTATTCTCTTAAAAAAGATTCTACAAAAATTCCAAAAAGAAAAAGTCATCATCCTTGCGATGTCGAATGGCGCCTTTGGTGGAATTTATCCTGAATTAAAATCATTAATCCAATTGCGAGAAACTGTATGAGCCTATCCCAAGAAATCGAATCATTAGTCAAAGAGGCTGAGTCTGTTTTATCATCCGCAACATCGGAACAAGAATTGGATTCTTTCAAAAACCAGTTCCTGGGTAAAAAAGGAAAACTCACCTCTGTATTAAAAGGTCTTGCTTCCCTTTCTGTAGAAGAGAAAAAAACAGTTGGAAAACAAGCAAACGAAGCACAAAACCGGCTCGAAAGTTTTGTGGAATCCAAACGTTCTTCGCTCAAAGAAAGTTTTTATGAAAACGAACTTGGCCAAGAATTTTTCGATAGTTTGCGTCCGCTCGCCGCCAAAGAAAGAGGAAGCCTTCATCCTATTTCTCAAATCCAATACGAAATCGAAGATATCTTTACCTCCATGGGTTTTTCTGTGATGGATGGACCAGAAGTCGAAACCGATGAAAATAATTTCGGTGCCCTAAATTTTACCGAAGACCATCCGGCACGTGACATGCAAGATACCTTTTACACAGCCGATGGA
The sequence above is drawn from the Leptospira sp. WS4.C2 genome and encodes:
- a CDS encoding Gldg family protein; translated protein: MFLTADRVLPFISLLSLFAYFLFDGMVVDPKKRIFFLGVIFLFLASDTIVRAFSKGLRKEDQNRYVAAGFGIGAFLLSVLRDFLDLKPVSGFNEEVSAIPKVREFLLLCVVLLSIVFLLQIILLEIGKSSLEAQSNLAKSKSSLLQNAVLGFLFVLPILVAVNYFAIKRNYNFDLSSQGKFSLSQTSRNLIKPISKDVTITAFYPRPLEADGPANGDKLAAFALTRVRPDIEILLDQIKAENSHITVQFINADVEVDLLKEFGQVSNGTIFVRSQKQSLLTSGTPFAEERVIAKETKDLEDLERKLVGALLNVTTEQKKVYFTVSNGERYGMSFKALPNEQVNRFVSSLQFLNFKVAELGFAQGWPSKLPDDAEMLVVLGPTVPFSKEAKEELTKFVLEKNGKLLITMEPKGNEDFSWLLTTAGLKYKTSQLIEREEKPGFVVAKRFPDHRLTDLLQKKDMGILFPYSGYLETDATIPSPYAFKSETLLESGFEAYADENKNGKLDPNEKRESKILSIVLTPNSLNNDKAGKIILHTGTSWVTDQFIPYAMNSQFSTVSITGLFQDVAVAEIPLKKEELDTISLSDNQKLIAWVIGVFLFPGFILAVGSYFVYSRRKSSMIEV
- a CDS encoding ABC transporter permease, whose translation is MNWQSAVWIYKKELRLFFGTYMGPLVLGGTAFLNALFVMILNFNGTANYEIATYITFISFMTTILIAMVIISMGSIVEERNKGTLELLFTSPITDLEIVFGKFLFGVTVCGIITIFINGLFPLLLYSFWKAPFYMVASGSVGVFLLGVFTFTIGMFGSSLGKNQMISLLISVLIILTLWVVGYFSHLFQATTRKVLFHLHIFSHFAAFAKGVVPLTGIVFFLSGTFLFLYLTVKVLESRRWRG
- the murC gene encoding UDP-N-acetylmuramate--L-alanine ligase encodes the protein MKIFMVGIGGIAMGNLAYMLKSQGHDVSGSDQNLYPPMSDKLVEWGLSPKSGYRKENVKGSDLVIIGNAISRGNPEVEEVLNTGMEYMSMAQAIGTFFLKNKKPIVISGTHGKTTTTFLTHWILEFIGLKPGLFVGGIRKDGYPGFAIGEGDYFVIEGDEYDSAFFDKSSKFLHYRPYYLAMNALDFDHADIFADLNAIKTMFKRLLNLVPGRGKVFYWKGSKNLVEITKDYKHAPVEPFELGDNNSIFKYEKGVLSEIRTKAKLKPSLIGAHNYRNVEVAVRICLEIAPQKRKEILEAVVSFPGVKRRQENLFVSEFSLLVEDFAHHPVAIQETIKAHKEAYPGYKIISLFEPRSATSHRNVFQDDFAKCFKGSDVSIVTEVYQVDKVNKSLRLNVKKLVKDITKHTKKEALYAKDPKEIPILLKKILQKFQKEKVIILAMSNGAFGGIYPELKSLIQLRETV
- a CDS encoding ABC transporter ATP-binding protein, translated to MIQVSNLSKFYGEKRAISGLNFKLEKGEIVGLLGLNGAGKTTTIRILTGYLIPSAGDASIDGKSIFDFPMEAKQKIGYLPETPPLYEDMTITEYLTFVGRIKKIEDTKLGSEIEKVLFKTNITTVKDKLIGTLSLGFRKRVGIAQAILGDPEIVIMDEPISGLDPKQIVEIRNLIRSLAGDHTVLISSHILTEIYKTCDKFLFLHKGSLKQEFSLSRLEEEMNRLAGWEVGLSGKNAEELHTFVKSVIGDGDTVAELGTNKEEIQFLVRTTNQKQFKESLFSKALAGGIQIESLKKQEVSLEQIFMEKI
- a CDS encoding ATP-binding protein; its protein translation is MPQYLDKILESRSNAVFVLDKDGNYTYVNSSAEAMVEKSAKEMLGQSIWNLFPNIDVTEFGKKLAHAIKSKETFRYGEFFLESKGWFDTQVFPQENFTIIIATEVTSEKNAKDNYSQVLIKNKAILNSLPDKLYGIHKDGSVIDHKEFPDFKGWDSHNEEGIRFTRIENLFPTKKLSDIESILEQVLEMGDTKTYEYSIEDYDGEKYFEARFTKTGEKDILAIVRNITERKKAEALKNEFISLVSHELRTPLTSIKGSIDLLLAGVAGELSNQTKSLLNICRKNTQRLVRFVTDLLDIEALDSGNINFKFRTYRLEEILQSSVDGMRTFAEQYHVLLNYDHNFPSTSVYVDEDRLNHCITNLISNAVKYTPKFSEVYITVVPTDTHAQILIKDNGPGIDPNFAPRLFHRFAQGAPPKDKLVGGSGLGLSITKGFVEAMKGKIFFTSDDKGTVFTIEFPIVNPGFNQ